ATATATTGGGTTATCCCTAAGCAAAAAAGACTTAGCTTCCTACGTAGGCACTACGTACGAGACCGTATATCGTACACTGAGCGAACTTATCGAATTAGGAGCCATCATGATGGACAAAAAAGATATTTTTATTAAAAACCTCCAGCTTCTACAGGATCTATCTGAAGAAAAATAGGGGAGCGAAACCGTCCATGACGGCTAACGACTCCCCAAATCATATATTCCCTTAAAAATACATCACCTTAAAATTTATACCCCATACCGACTCCCAACCTCCATTTACCATCAGCAGCACTCGTTTTTGCGGTATAGAATGCTGGCAACTGAATGGCAATATGTCGGAATACAGCTGTTAAACCAAATCCCAGAGAGGGCGTAATCCAGGAGTTCTTTGGCTTCCCCGGATCAACCTTATCTTCTTTCAGCTTTAAGCTAGGCAATAAACCGACCAATAGGCAGCTCTTGGGTGCGAATGTATATTTCAACGCTGGCCCCGTACAATTGATGTAGGCACCATGGTCGGCATATCCTGCCACAACAATTCCTTCAAATAGACTGCCTTTTACTATTTTTTCCTGACCATACATCTGACTGCTAATCATTAACAGCAAGCATACCGTCAACAGTTTTTTCATCTGATCCATAAAATTTAAGTTTGCGAAGTCGACACTTTCTCTTTTTGATGATACGTGTAATAAATGGCCATCCCAGTAAAGAGCAATCCACCGACAATGTTCCCAGCCGTAACAATCAGCTGATTGCACAGCCACCAGTCGGAAATCGTTACTTTTGCTCCAAACATCATTCCTGCGGGAATCACAAACATATTGACCACAGCATGCTCATAACCTAAAGCAAAGAATATAAAGATCGGAATACCTGCCGCCAATATCTTTCCAAGCGTAGACTTCGATGTCATGGACATCACCACACCCATACACACCATCCAATTACATAGAATGGCTTTGACAAAAGCCGAAAACAAACCCGCAGCACCATGGGCGCTGTATCCAAGTGTTTTCTTTTCACTGATTAGCATCAGACTATGTTCGATGTTTCCAAGCTGGCTCAATTGACCAGTCTCCGTGCTCGCAGCCCAAAACAAAATCGCAAAGAGTACACTACCCAGTAAATTACCTAGAAAAACCCAGAAAAGATTTGAGACCATCGCTTTAAAATTGATCTTTCCTTCAAACCACGCCAATGGTACCAAGGAAAAACTTCCCGTCACCAGTTCGAGACCGAGGATGACAATAATCACAAATCCTACTGGAAAAACAAATGCACCAACTAAACCCAACCCGGTCTGGGAAGTAGCCAATAGGGCAAGAGTAACTGAAATTGCCAGTAAGGCACCTGACAGCGCTCCCCGTATCAAGAGGTCTTTGATCGGAAGCGAAGATTTGTAGATAGCGGTGTTCATCATCGCACTTGCTACCTCTTTGGGGCTGATATAATCCATCGTATTTTGTTTAATAAGATTTTCGATTAACTTTTTTTTACCTAAGCGGTCATTCCGATAAACACACTCCCGTTCTCCACCTTTACCGGATAGGTCTTTATTGCGCATTCTTCTCCCGAAAGACATTCACCTGTATCTAAGGCAAAGGTTTTTTTATGAAACGGACAAGCGACTTTAGGCGTTTCTCCCAAAGACCCCAGCATTCCGCGACTTAAAATCATCTGCCGCTTGTGCGGGCATTCATTCTGTGTAGCATACCACTCGTTGCGACGGGCGAAATAGAATAGTGCGACCTGCTCGTTGTTTAATTTAAGACAGACTCCACCGTTTTCAATGGCATCTTCTATCCGGCAAGCCTTCAGCCATTGCATGTCAATTTTCGTACTCATATGATTTCATTAAAAAGTTTAGCGATTCGCTATTTAATAAGTCCTAATGTTCCAATCGGCGGCTTTCTTCTGTCCGCGAAAACTTTCAAAGCGAACAGTATCGTCCTTCTCATCAGGTGCATTTACAAAATGAACAAAGCGTTTTCGAATTTCAGGATCTTCGACAGCTGCTTTCCATTCGCAGCGATAACTGTCGACGAGTAGCTGCATATCCTGCTCCCACGTATCACCCATCCCCAGACTATCCCCTACCACAACATTCCTGAGATAATCTATTCCGCCTTCCATTTTGTTGAGCCAGGTAGCCGTTCGTGTCAGCGGGTCTGCAGTGCGGATATAGAACATCAGAAAACGGTCTATATAACGAATACACGTTTCGCTATCAATATCCGATGCCAATAATAACGCGTGCTGCGGCTTACTACCGCCATTGCCGCAAACATAGAGGTTCCATCCTTTTTCGGTCGCAATGATTCCAAAATCCTTACTCTGAGCCTCGGCACACTCACGTATACAGCCGCTAACGGCTGATTTAATCTTATGTGGCGCGCGGAGCCCACGGTAACGTTCCTCTATCCTTATCGCAAAAGAAACGCTGTCGTGCAGCCCAAACCTACACCAGGTACTTCCAACGCAGCTTTTAACGGTCCGAAGCGCCTTACCATAAGCATGTCCACTCTCAAAACCTGCAGTAATGAGCTCTTCCCAGATAAAGGGCAAATCATTGAGATGTGCACCAAATAGGTCGATGCGCTGTCCACCAGTAATTTTTGTATACAGATTGTATTTCTTAGCCACCTCCCCGATTACAATCAGTTTATCGGGGGTAATTTCACCTCCTGGAATACGCGGAACAACTGAATACGTCCCGCCCTTCTGTAAGTTGGCCAGGTAACGGTCATTGCTGTCCTGAGCCACATCATTGCCCTTTCCCAAAATCATTTCATTCCAGAGACTGGCAAGCAAGGAAGAGATTAAAGGTTTACAGACTTCGCATCCATGCCCATGTCCCAGTGCATCCAACACCCGATCGTAACTTTTCAGTTCGTGGATCTTGATCAGGTCATAAAGTTCCTGGCGACTCAGGTCGAAATGCTCGCAGATGGTACTCCGAATATATTTTCCTTGCTGTTTCATGGTGTAGTTGACCAGGTCTTTGACCATAGGCACACAACCTCCACATCCCGACCCCGCTCTGGTACATTTCTTCACTGCATCCGCATTTTCACAATCTCTTGTGGCCACCGCGTTGCAGATTGCGGCTTTGGTGACACCTTCGCAACTGCAGATCAATGCATCATCCGGAAGAGCTTCCAGACCAGAAGAAGGCGCTTTACTGTCACGCTGTTGCCCAAAAAGGAGAAGTTCGGGGTGTTCTGCCAACGGCAAACTATTATTAACCGTCTGAAGCAACATGTTATAACTTGCAGCTTCTCCGACGAGTATCCCGCCTAGTAGGCGCGTGCCATCTGTACTGATATTCAATCGCTTATAAATCCCCTTATTGCGATCCTCCAGTACGATCGTATGCGCATAAGGTTCGCTGATAAAAGGATCTCCGAAACTCGCTACATCAACTCCCATCAATTTTAGCTTGGTACTCATATCAAACCCCTTAAAGGATTTGATATCACCTACGATATGAGCCGCCGCAATTTCAGCCATCTCATAACCCGGTGCAACCAGTCCATAGACCATATCTTCCACCAAGGCACATTCGCCGATTGCATAAATCGCAGGATCCGAGGTCTGCATCTGTGCGTTAACTCGTATTCCGCCACGCTCGCCGACCGCAAGGCCTATTTTCTTGGCAAGCTCATCACGGGGACGTATACCAGCAGATATTACCAATAGATCTGTCTCCAGCGAGGTCCCGTCGTTAAAAGCGATTCCAGTGAGATGATGATCACCCAACAGCTGGCTTGTGGATTTTTGCAAGAAGCAAGTCAAACCCAATGCTGCTAACTTATGCTGCAAAAGTTTACTGGCATTATCGTCAATCTGACGGGGCATCAGACGCGGGGCAAATTCAATCACAGCCGTTTCTTTAAGACCAAGGTCTACCAATGCTTTAGCCGCTTCCAGTCCTAAAAGTCCCCCGCCCATAACTGCACCTGTCTTGACTTTAGCCGCATATGCTTTAATCAATTCCAGGTCTTCAATTGTACGGTAGAGAAATACACCTTCTTTGTCGATACCAGGTATTGGAGGAACAAAAGGTGCAGAACCTGTTGCAAAAACTAAATAATCATACTTCACGGTAATCCCCTTTAGAGATGCAACTTCTTTTTCTATAACATTTATACCGACAATGGGATCACCTAGATGGATTTCTATATTATTTTCAGTGTACCACTCATTTTTCAACAAAAAAAGTTCAGTAACTGAAGAATATTTAAAATAATCAGTCAAATGCACACGATCATAGGCTCGAATTTGCTCTTCCGAGAACACAACGATATCTAAATCATTCGATTTCTGCTTTAATTTTTCACAAATCTTATTACCGACCATCCCATTTCCGACAATAACAACCTTTTTCTTATCCATGATCCTTTTTTTATTATATAAAAATCAATTTCTAGTTTCAACAAGACTAATTTATGGAATAAAAAATTAAAAAATCAAAATAAATATGATTTTTATAACACTTTTTCATAAAAAACACACTAAAAATACATTAAAACATGATTTTTATCATATTTTTTATTATTTTTATAGATATAAACGATTGAAAAATAAATAAAATGGAGAATTTAAAGCAAAAAACCCTATTTATAGTAGGTTCCGGACCTGGAGATCCAGAATTATTGACAATAAAAGCTTATAAAGCGATAAAAAATGCTCAAGTACTCTTATATGACAACTTAATTAATAGGGAAATCCTACAAATAGCAGACAAAAACTGTAAAATACACTATGTTGGAAAACATCCTTATGGAAAATACGTCCCACAGCAGGATATAAATGAACTTATCTTATATTATTGTAGCAAATTCGAACGAGTGGTACGACTTAAGGGCGGAGATCCCTATCTTTTTGGACGTGGTTTTGAAGAATGGCTTACCGTACAACACCGATCTATTAACATCAGCTACATTCCGGGCATCAGCAGCATGCAAGGCGCTGGACTCAACGACATTCCGCTAACACACCGTGGTGTAAGTGAAGGGGTATGGGCATTGACGGGTATGAAAAAAGATGGAACACTTTCTGCCGATCTGCCGCTCGCCGTTCAAAGCAGATCGACCGTAGTCATTTATATGGGAATGCGTAAACTCGACGAAATCGCACGCACCTACGTACTATACGGAAAAGGGGAAACACCAGCTGCCATTATACAGCATGCGAGTTTGCCACAGCAAAAACAAGTATGCTGCAAAGTCAAAGATCTTGTCATGATAAGCAAAGTACATAATATGGGGCATCCGGCGATAATCGTCATCGGAGCGGTTGTAGACTTGCAGCATACATTGGCGGTAGCTGCCGAGCAACGGCACATCATCTAGCGCTATTGCTCTGTCAATTTCAGCACGTCATAACTTTACAAAAATAACGATGTCACATACCAGCAGATATATAATATATTTTAATCTTTATAATATACAGCTATAACGCTTTCTTTACAATAGGGTTGATCCAGTAATCTTCATGATCAGTATGGGAGAAATATTCCATCGGCGTTACGTGGCAATCTATGGTTTCATTGAGACCATTTTCTGTATACATAAACACTTCTTCTGAAGGAAGTACCATGCCGTTGATAATAGCGCCATAGTCCAGACAATGGAGATCGGATAGCAGCACATTGACATAATTTGACACTACCCATTGTTCCATTTCTTCCTTAGTCACCCGTTTTACGCGATCAGCCAAAAACTTGACTTCCTCCATGTCTTTTTCGACACTATCGACAAAAAATAGTTTCAAAAAGGCGTTATATTTATCAAATTCTTTATTTCGGATCGCTTCATTACGAAGAAACAACTTCTCGCCCATCTGCCCGTACTGATCGACATATTTTTTCAGCTCCATCTGCGCAAGCTCGCCGTCCGACCATTTCGCAAGTTCAGAAAGTGCATATACATCGGTACCATGGCCATCGCACTCATTGAGATACGCCCAGATATCACCTTCCACAACTTTAGGTTTACGATGATCCAGTACATTGTAGCCTTGCGCGATCCATGCTTCTATTTGTTCTCTTCTCATAGCTGTTGTTTTAAAATTAAACAACAGCGAAACTGTAATCGTTTTCCTTTTTTCTAACTGAGATTTCTGGATTTCAATTCTGCGTCCACAGCTTTTTCATTTTTACCAAGATATTTATAGGCAATTACAGCCAATAGCAGTGGAAAAATCGTCGGCCAGGTAATTCCGGCAACGAAGAGGCTATATCCAGCGATACCCACACAAAATCCAATGATCGAAGCATTGATTACTTTAGTGGATTTGGATTTCTTTTTGAGAACCAACAACTCTTCATTGGTCAATTCATTTAATTTCTTTTCTTCCATGTGGTTTATTCGATCTTCTTAGGTTAGTCACGCGATCTCTTTGATGCGAATATAATTATTTTAACGGACAACTTTTACCTAAATTTTGTCAGTAAAAATGCAAAAATTTCAGTTTTCATGAAAAAATTTCAGCTTTTTCACACTGGTATTTTTTTTGCGATTATTCAGATACAGTCGGCCGGCTGATAATTTTAATAAGTTGTTTTCACTTAATTAAAAGGAGGTTTATCATGAAATTAGCAAAAAGAAACTGGAACAATTTATCGATGTTCTCGCCCATGTTTGATGATTTTAACCGTGAACTTTTAAACTGGGGCAACAAAAACTACTCGCCTACCAGCACCACGGTCCCCGCAGTAAACATCAAGGAAAATGGCGACAACTTTGAAGTTGAAGTGGCAGCACCAGGAATGGCCAAAGAAGATTTTAAGATTACGCTTGATGGCAATCTTCTAACCATTTCCTCCGCCAAGGAAGAACAGCATGAAGAACAAAAAGACCATTATACGCGTCGGGAATTCAGCTATCAATCTTTCCAACGGAGTTTCGAGCTGCAAAAAGATGTGGTAGATCAGGATAACATCGAGGCGCATTATGAAAATGGTATGCTCAAACTGACAATTCCCAAAAAAGAGGAAGCCAAACAAAAGGAACCTCGAACAATTTACATATCCTAAGTCCTATAATACTAAACTAGTATGCTGTTGGTCTCCAGAACGGAGACCAACTTCTTTGTTTTTCAAACGTACCGAAATCATGAAAAGATTGAATAGTTATAGCATCGAAGTGCATATTCCCTGTAAGGATGGTTATCTTAAGCTTGCTACTTTTGACCTGGGCAACTGCCCCAAAATTGTAGATGAACTCTTCAATGAATTGCTCGGTTCGACGGAACATACACCGAACAGATTGTTGCGCATCGACCTTTTACTCCATGAAGAAGCGGATATACAAATTCCAGTCCGATCCATCAATTGTACCTTGGATGAACTTGCAGACAACACCAAGGCAATCACCAAAAAGGCCTTCAGAGCCTTGAATCTAGAATAGGATTGAGAGAATCCAACATATTTTTTACAATAAATTTGAAGGAAAACTTGATTTTCTTCCAATCGATTTATAATTTGGCGACGGTTTTTTCCTCAAGAAATCACAGGAATCCGAACCGGCATTTTTTGAAAGCTATTATTCTATCTTAAAACATAAATTTTAGTTATTGGATCATGTTTACAAAATTACTAATTACAAACCAACGCCCACGTCTATCTTTCAGGCCTTTTTTTGCTGCACTTGTGGTGTTTGCAAACAGTTTTTATCTCTCAGCGCAGGTTGCTGCTCCCAGCAAATCAAGCTTCGAAGCAAGGTTGCTCAATATCGAAGCTCCCAGTAATGAACCATTCCGCTACAGCACGACGCTAACCAACGCAAGTAGCCAGACCCTTATCTATAACTTAGATGCACAGCTACCGCAAGGTTGGCAGATCAGCTATCGCGTAGACGGATCGCTCGTAACCTCTATTCAGATGCAACCGGGCAAAACGCAAGAAATCGGCATCGAAATTAGTTGCCCAATTACCGCTAAACCCGATAAATATAAAATTCCGCTCAAAGCAACCTCACCGATAGATAATTTCCAACTGGAATTGGAAGCTGTAGTAAAAGGGTCTTATGCGCTGGAGATGACTACGCCTACCGGCAGGCTCAGTGACGAAGTCGTATCAGGCAGTAACAAAGAAATTGTTCTGCAACTTAAAAACACAGGAACACTTCCCCTCAACACCTTGGAACTGGGATCACAACTGCCCACCCGCTGGGAAGCCACATTCACCCCAGCTACAATCAAGCAACTTGAAGCGGGGAAATCCGTTGATGTCAAAGTAAATCTTAAAGTTCCGGACAAAACAATCGCCGGTGATTATGCTGCTAAATTCGATGTCAAGTCTGCCAACAGTACTACAGATCTTTCGTTTCGCATTATTGTTAAAACTTCGCTACTTTCTGGCTGGATCGGATTATTGGTCATCTTTGCGGCAATAGGACTGATATATTACCTCATCCGAAAATATGGAAGAAGATAAATCCTGATTTGATAATCCCAAAGACTCTCAACATGAAGGATCCTATTATTCAACTGTCAAGTTTGACAAAGAGCTATGGCAAAACGAAAGCAGTGGACGCTTTGGACCTAAAGATTTATCCGGGTGAAATCTTTGGACTTCTTGGGCCCAACGGAGCAGGTAAAACGACAAGTATCTTAATGATGCTCGGACTTACCGAGCCGAGCTCTGGCAAAGCCTACGTTTGCGGACATGATGCCACAAGAAATCCTATCGCTGTCAAAAGAAAGGTAGGCTACCTACCCGACAATGTGGGTTTTTATCCCGAAATGACCGCTTTGGAAAACTTAAGTTTTATTGCGGAACTCAATGGGCTACCAAGAGCTCAAGCGCGCATCAAGTCGCAAGAGATGCTCCAAACAGTGGGATTGGCAAACGAAATGCACAAAAAAACCGCAGCCTTTTCGCGCGGAATGAAACAGCGGCTCGGCCTGGCTGAAGTGCTCATCAAAGCACCCGCCGTTGCTATCCTCGACGAACCGACTCTGGGTATTGACCCCAAAGGTGTGGACGAATTTTTGGAACTGATCAAACAGCTCAGCAAAGAGCAGAACCTTACCGTACTGCTCTCCTCGCACCATCTACATCAAGTACAACGCGTCTGCGATCGAGTAGGTATCTTTGTCGGCGGTAAACTGCTGGTCGAAGGTTCCATCGACAGCCTAGCCAACAACCTCCAGCAACAAGAAGGCGTCAGTACAGTTATCATGCTCGAAAATAGTGGCGACAGTAAACGTTTTGAGACGGCGCTCCAAGAACTCCCCGGGCTTCGGACTCTTTCTTTAGAAGGCGACAGTATTAAGCTGAAATCAGAAAAAGACAACACCGCCGATGCCGTCCGCATCCTGGTACAGCATGGCGCTGCAATTGTCTCCGTACAGCGCAATGA
The genomic region above belongs to Sphingobacterium zeae and contains:
- a CDS encoding formate/nitrite transporter family protein, with amino-acid sequence MDYISPKEVASAMMNTAIYKSSLPIKDLLIRGALSGALLAISVTLALLATSQTGLGLVGAFVFPVGFVIIVILGLELVTGSFSLVPLAWFEGKINFKAMVSNLFWVFLGNLLGSVLFAILFWAASTETGQLSQLGNIEHSLMLISEKKTLGYSAHGAAGLFSAFVKAILCNWMVCMGVVMSMTSKSTLGKILAAGIPIFIFFALGYEHAVVNMFVIPAGMMFGAKVTISDWWLCNQLIVTAGNIVGGLLFTGMAIYYTYHQKEKVSTSQT
- the nirD gene encoding nitrite reductase small subunit NirD produces the protein MQWLKACRIEDAIENGGVCLKLNNEQVALFYFARRNEWYATQNECPHKRQMILSRGMLGSLGETPKVACPFHKKTFALDTGECLSGEECAIKTYPVKVENGSVFIGMTA
- the nirB gene encoding nitrite reductase large subunit NirB, with amino-acid sequence MDKKKVVIVGNGMVGNKICEKLKQKSNDLDIVVFSEEQIRAYDRVHLTDYFKYSSVTELFLLKNEWYTENNIEIHLGDPIVGINVIEKEVASLKGITVKYDYLVFATGSAPFVPPIPGIDKEGVFLYRTIEDLELIKAYAAKVKTGAVMGGGLLGLEAAKALVDLGLKETAVIEFAPRLMPRQIDDNASKLLQHKLAALGLTCFLQKSTSQLLGDHHLTGIAFNDGTSLETDLLVISAGIRPRDELAKKIGLAVGERGGIRVNAQMQTSDPAIYAIGECALVEDMVYGLVAPGYEMAEIAAAHIVGDIKSFKGFDMSTKLKLMGVDVASFGDPFISEPYAHTIVLEDRNKGIYKRLNISTDGTRLLGGILVGEAASYNMLLQTVNNSLPLAEHPELLLFGQQRDSKAPSSGLEALPDDALICSCEGVTKAAICNAVATRDCENADAVKKCTRAGSGCGGCVPMVKDLVNYTMKQQGKYIRSTICEHFDLSRQELYDLIKIHELKSYDRVLDALGHGHGCEVCKPLISSLLASLWNEMILGKGNDVAQDSNDRYLANLQKGGTYSVVPRIPGGEITPDKLIVIGEVAKKYNLYTKITGGQRIDLFGAHLNDLPFIWEELITAGFESGHAYGKALRTVKSCVGSTWCRFGLHDSVSFAIRIEERYRGLRAPHKIKSAVSGCIRECAEAQSKDFGIIATEKGWNLYVCGNGGSKPQHALLLASDIDSETCIRYIDRFLMFYIRTADPLTRTATWLNKMEGGIDYLRNVVVGDSLGMGDTWEQDMQLLVDSYRCEWKAAVEDPEIRKRFVHFVNAPDEKDDTVRFESFRGQKKAADWNIRTY
- the cobA gene encoding uroporphyrinogen-III C-methyltransferase, producing MENLKQKTLFIVGSGPGDPELLTIKAYKAIKNAQVLLYDNLINREILQIADKNCKIHYVGKHPYGKYVPQQDINELILYYCSKFERVVRLKGGDPYLFGRGFEEWLTVQHRSINISYIPGISSMQGAGLNDIPLTHRGVSEGVWALTGMKKDGTLSADLPLAVQSRSTVVIYMGMRKLDEIARTYVLYGKGETPAAIIQHASLPQQKQVCCKVKDLVMISKVHNMGHPAIIVIGAVVDLQHTLAVAAEQRHII
- a CDS encoding Hsp20/alpha crystallin family protein, which codes for MKLAKRNWNNLSMFSPMFDDFNRELLNWGNKNYSPTSTTVPAVNIKENGDNFEVEVAAPGMAKEDFKITLDGNLLTISSAKEEQHEEQKDHYTRREFSYQSFQRSFELQKDVVDQDNIEAHYENGMLKLTIPKKEEAKQKEPRTIYIS
- a CDS encoding COG1470 family protein, with the protein product MFTKLLITNQRPRLSFRPFFAALVVFANSFYLSAQVAAPSKSSFEARLLNIEAPSNEPFRYSTTLTNASSQTLIYNLDAQLPQGWQISYRVDGSLVTSIQMQPGKTQEIGIEISCPITAKPDKYKIPLKATSPIDNFQLELEAVVKGSYALEMTTPTGRLSDEVVSGSNKEIVLQLKNTGTLPLNTLELGSQLPTRWEATFTPATIKQLEAGKSVDVKVNLKVPDKTIAGDYAAKFDVKSANSTTDLSFRIIVKTSLLSGWIGLLVIFAAIGLIYYLIRKYGRR
- a CDS encoding ABC transporter ATP-binding protein; translation: MKDPIIQLSSLTKSYGKTKAVDALDLKIYPGEIFGLLGPNGAGKTTSILMMLGLTEPSSGKAYVCGHDATRNPIAVKRKVGYLPDNVGFYPEMTALENLSFIAELNGLPRAQARIKSQEMLQTVGLANEMHKKTAAFSRGMKQRLGLAEVLIKAPAVAILDEPTLGIDPKGVDEFLELIKQLSKEQNLTVLLSSHHLHQVQRVCDRVGIFVGGKLLVEGSIDSLANNLQQQEGVSTVIMLENSGDSKRFETALQELPGLRTLSLEGDSIKLKSEKDNTADAVRILVQHGAAIVSVQRNDYALDQIYHTYFENSKL